The nucleotide sequence TTCAAGCATATTTATTATAAATATTAAACTCTATATTATTGAAAAAAAGTATTTCCTAATCTCTGAATATTTGCTACTTAAAAATTTTACTATTTTATCTCTACTATGTTTTTTATTTATATCACAATTAATATATTCTTCATTATGACATATAGGACAAACCCTATAATCTGAATTTGCCTCACTTCTTTTAATAAATCTATTTTCAACTTTATCGTATACCATAAAAACTCCAAGCATACCTAATTCATCTTCGTCTTCAAGTACAGACATATCATGTTTTAAGCTAAATGAATCTTTATTTATGACAACAAATGTTATAGGACCATCATCATCACTCATAATCATTTTAAAAGTCATATCATTACCATAAAGTGATTCAAGTTTATCAATAATTAAATTTAATATTGAAAGAGATATCTCTGCTTTTTTAATTTCTTTATAATAAATGGGTCTTATTATTAAAATGTTACCTTCAGACTTTGCAAGTAAATTATCAATAAATACGCTAGATTGTATTTTGCCTTTAAAATTGAATATCAATATTTATTACCTCCCATTAAAATAATCATCAATAGCTCTTCCTAAAGAATTACAAAATTCATATTGATATGATTCATCTTTTAATTTATGTTCTTCTTCATCATTTGAAATAAATCCACATTCAACTATGACTGATGCTTCTTCATATCCATCTCTTAAAATCACATAATCATTTTTAACTCCCTTTGGTTTTCTATTATATTTTTGATTTAAAACCTGTTCAAATTGTTTATGCATATTCTCAGCTAATTTTTTACTTTTCTCACTATAAAATGGATACCATACTTGTGAACCTTTAACTGAATTATCTGGAAACTTATTCATGTGAATACTTACGAATACATCACAGGAAACTTCCCTCTTCATACTACATCTTTTATTTAAATCATCTCTCTTTTGTTGCTTAATACTTCCCCCATTTGATAAAGAAATATCCGATTCTCTAGTCATAAAAACTTTATATCCCTTATTTTCTAATACTTCTCTTAATTTCATAGAAATTTCCAGATTTAAATTTTTCTCCAAAATATTATTTTTTGAAACAGCCCCGCCATCTATTCCCCCATGTCCTGGATCTATTAATATAATCTTATTTATATTAGATATATGTGCATTTGCATTAATACAAAAACATAAAAACATAAAAATGCAAATAAAAAAAATTTTACATAAATTATATATTTTCATTTTATAAAACTCCCTTATATAATCTAATCTTAATTTTTATAATTAACATTTTTAATTATTTTTATGTAAAATAAAATAAAGTCCAAACAAAATTTGTTTGGACTTTATTTTATTAAAACTTATATTATCTCTTAGAAAATTGAGGAGCTCTCCTAGCTTTCTTCAATCCATATTTCTTTCTTTCTTTCATCCTTGAATCTCTTGTTAAAAATCCTTCTTTTTTAAGGATTGGTCTTAAATTCTCATCAACTTTAAGCAGAGCTCTTGATATTCCATGTCTTATAGCTCCTGCCTGACCTGTAAGACCTCCACCATGAACATTTACCTTAACATCATAACTTGACAAAGTATTTGTCAAAACAAGTGGTTGATTAACTATATATTTTAAGGTATCTAACCCAAAATAATCATCCATATTTCTCTTATTTATTACAACATTGCCATTTCCAGGAATTAAAAATACCCTAGCAACAGATTTCTTTCTTCTTCCTGTTCCCATATATTGAATTTTACTCATACACTAATCCTCCTCTCAAATTAATACTTTAATTCTAATTTTATCGGATTTTGAGCTTGATGATTATGATCATTGCCTCTGTATATTTTAAGTTTCTTAATTTGACGTCTTGCAAGAGGACCACTTGGCAACATCCTTCTTACAGCTTCATAAAATAAAAACTCAGGTTTCTTATCTAAAAGCTTACTATACACAATTTCCTTACGTCCACCTGGATAACCTGTATGATAACTATAAGTTTTTTGAGTTGATTTTTTACCAGTTAAAACAATTTTATCTGCATTTAATACTATTACAAAATCTCCTAGATCCATATTAGGTGTAAATTCTGGTTTATGTTTTCCTCTTAATATAGAAGCTATTTGACTTGCTGCTCTTCCTAAAACCATTCCTTCTACATCAACCACATACCATCGTCTCTGAATATCATTCTCTTTTGGTAAATACGACTTCATAATATCCTCCTATAAAAAGTAATACTTTATTTATAAAAAATCCGGGGCAGTGGATTTATTTTTCTAATAAATACATAACATTATCATTATAATAAAATTTACTTAGTATGTCAATTATCATATATCATAAAAAACTTTTTTCAGACATAATCCCTTCGCTTCACTAATAAAACCCGCATTTTTTCTATTTTTAGATCCTATTATATGTTCAATATCATAAGGTTTAATTTTACCCTGACCTACCATTATCAAAGTACCCACCATTATCCTAACCATATTATATAAAAAACCATTTCCTAAAACCCTATAAGTTATAATATTATTATTTTTATAAATATTACTTTTAAAAATTATTCTAGTTGTATTTTCTCTTGGAGAATTACTGCTCATAAACGCTCTAAAATCATGTTCTCCTTCAAAATACTTACATGACTCATTCATAGAATTAAAATCTAATTCATATCTAAAATGCATATAAGTTTGATATTTAAATGGACTCATAATATCTCCATTAAATATTTTATATTCATATTCTTTTTTCAAAGCGCCATATCTTGCGTGAAAATTTTCATTTACATAAAATACATCTATAACTCTTATATCATAAGGAAGATAAGTATTTAATGCATTTTTCATATTCAAACAGCTTACATTAAAATCATCTAAATGAAAATTTAAATAAAATTCCTCAGCGTGAACAC is from Candidatus Arthromitus sp. SFB-rat-Yit and encodes:
- a CDS encoding citrate lyase holo-[acyl-carrier protein] synthase, which codes for MIFNFKGKIQSSVFIDNLLAKSEGNILIIRPIYYKEIKKAEISLSILNLIIDKLESLYGNDMTFKMIMSDDDGPITFVVINKDSFSLKHDMSVLEDEDELGMLGVFMVYDKVENRFIKRSEANSDYRVCPICHNEEYINCDINKKHSRDKIVKFLSSKYSEIRKYFFSII
- a CDS encoding N-acetylmuramoyl-L-alanine amidase, whose amino-acid sequence is MKIYNLCKIFFICIFMFLCFCINANAHISNINKIILIDPGHGGIDGGAVSKNNILEKNLNLEISMKLREVLENKGYKVFMTRESDISLSNGGSIKQQKRDDLNKRCSMKREVSCDVFVSIHMNKFPDNSVKGSQVWYPFYSEKSKKLAENMHKQFEQVLNQKYNRKPKGVKNDYVILRDGYEEASVIVECGFISNDEEEHKLKDESYQYEFCNSLGRAIDDYFNGR
- the rpsI gene encoding 30S ribosomal protein S9, which produces MSKIQYMGTGRRKKSVARVFLIPGNGNVVINKRNMDDYFGLDTLKYIVNQPLVLTNTLSSYDVKVNVHGGGLTGQAGAIRHGISRALLKVDENLRPILKKEGFLTRDSRMKERKKYGLKKARRAPQFSKR
- the rplM gene encoding 50S ribosomal protein L13 gives rise to the protein MKSYLPKENDIQRRWYVVDVEGMVLGRAASQIASILRGKHKPEFTPNMDLGDFVIVLNADKIVLTGKKSTQKTYSYHTGYPGGRKEIVYSKLLDKKPEFLFYEAVRRMLPSGPLARRQIKKLKIYRGNDHNHQAQNPIKLELKY
- the truA gene encoding tRNA pseudouridine(38-40) synthase TruA; translation: MNICFKICYLGTNYYGFQRQKEKISIQGTIEDIFLKVFNIKIRTIGCSRTDAGVHAEEFYLNFHLDDFNVSCLNMKNALNTYLPYDIRVIDVFYVNENFHARYGALKKEYEYKIFNGDIMSPFKYQTYMHFRYELDFNSMNESCKYFEGEHDFRAFMSSNSPRENTTRIIFKSNIYKNNNIITYRVLGNGFLYNMVRIMVGTLIMVGQGKIKPYDIEHIIGSKNRKNAGFISEAKGLCLKKVFYDI